In the genome of Leopardus geoffroyi isolate Oge1 chromosome B1, O.geoffroyi_Oge1_pat1.0, whole genome shotgun sequence, the window actagagtgtattacgctaagtgaaataagtcagagaaagacaaatctcatgatttcactcatatgtggaatttaagatacaaaacagatgaacataagggaagggaagtaaaactaatataaaaacagagagggacacaaaccataagagactgttaaatacagagaacgaactgagggttactgaaggggtgttgggtggagggatgggctaaatgggcaaagggcattaagtagggcacttgttgggatgagcactgggtgttatatgtaagtaatgaatcactaaattctgtttctgaaatcattattataccatatgttaactaactaacttggatttaaattaaagaaaaaaaagagcaggcaCAATGGACTACCAAAGCATCTGCACCCTATGCAAATCAGGAtatgcttcttttctctctcttttcacaaAAACAATCTAACATACATTTCTGTGACAGGCTGCGGAATAAGGATGACATCTTCAAACATGCCTTTACCAGCATCCTCCTCTACTGAGAGGATTGTCCAAGGGAGGGAAACAGCCATGGAAGGCGAGTGGCCATGGCAGGCCAGCCTCCAGCTCATAGGTTCCGGCCATCAGTGCGGAGCCACCCTCATCAGTAACACGTGGCTGCTCACAGCAGCTCACTGCTTCCGCAAGTAAGTTCTCGAGGCTGCTGGGAGTCTTTCCCTAGTGCAATTTCATGTAATTGCACAATGCCTTATATTGTtgtgaagaaaaaatacagtgtACTTTGAAGACGATATTACAATTATccaaatagcttttaaaattttataagtgTATGTTTTCTACAGAAATAGTGTAAtcttaaaaattgtgtttaagaCAAATCTTTGTACCTTGGTGTTCATGAAAAACTATCCCAACCTTTGTGAACCAGTGTGGATGTCCTTGACATCATGAAAATGTTCTTGACAGCATGTCAGGAGCCCCAGGCCATCTCTCTCTGACACTAACCAGCTGGATCTATCACATACCTGGGCAAGCCATTTAACTTCTGATTTTCAGTGTCCTTATCCATAAAGTATGGATTGAGCtgggccttttaaaaaaaatttttttttcaacgtttatttatttttgggacagagagagacagagcatgaacgggggaggggcagagagagagggagacacagaatcggaaacaggctccaggctctgagccatcagcccagagcctgatgcggggctcgaactcacggaccgcgagatcgtgacctggctgaagtcggacgcttaaccgactgcgccacccaggcgccccgagctggGCCTTTTAAATGAGGTCTCCTTTCTGGCACATAATGCATGGAGTGATAGGGTattcctataatttatttttttaatgttcattaatttattttgagagaaggagatagagatatcaggtgggaaaggggcagagagagaaagagagagagaatcccaagcaggttctgtgctggcagcatggagcccaacgtggggttcaaactcacaaaccatgggatgatgatctgagctgaaatcaagaatcagtcacttaaccaactgagccactcaggcctcCCGGGATAGGGTATCTCTATTTGATCTACTCAATTGGTTTATGAGTTCCTTAAGGACTGAAATCACATATGTCTTCTTATCTACCAGAATTctagttttcaaaagaaatcttCAGCCCTAAGATTTCTGCATCAAATAAAACATTCCTTTAaagtataaataagtaaaacagccTTCCCCATCTCCAGCTCCCCACCATGTCCcgttccttcccctccccactcccacacccACCAGTCCTGCTCATCCTGAAGCAGTGCAGAGTACTTTGAAAATCACTGATCTTTCTGGTTTTTCACCAAGAAGTTTATGATTCACCAGCATTGTAATCCTGTATGAATGAGGAAATCCCCTTTATGAGTTCTCCTCTGTGTGATTTCCTTCTTCTACATAAGTTTCCTTTACATAGAGAATTTCAagtttatatatacagtatttcTAGTCATTCCTCACAGGAATAATTAGAAAAAGAGGGAACTGGACTTTGAGGACAAATAGGGAGGTAAAGAGATAATAGGACTAGACAGAATTTCCTTGTAATACAAGCTCGTGAGAGAGAAAAACTTCTGTGTGAAGGGAGAGCCTGAAAAATACTAAGAGGGACTGAGAAAGCCAGATCAAAGGGATTGGGGGGTAGGAAAGAACCTCTAACAGCCTGACATGGAGTTAAATCTGCTTAGCCCTTGAATATTGGGGTTGTGTATGGGCAGAgggcaaaaaaacaaacctgtatACACATGAGGGTTTGTGAAGCAGGCCAGATTATACTTTGTCCCAAAGATCATGGTAAGACCCAGAAACAAGAGCCAACAAGTGAGTCATAAAGTTAGAATGGATGAAGTATCTGATACGCAGGGAAAATGCCTCCTACTAtccatattacccaaaacaaaatgaatttctacacatttcattgaaattatagaagaaagagaatctgaagagtTTTTAATGAACAAGGAATTAGAAGATTgacaattaattataaaatacccATTACTACTATTAATCTAAACAAAGCATGGAAATTCCAAAATATCTTTAAGAGCTTTTGTACTCGCATTtgtctcattaatattttaaactctcTGCCTTAAGGCCAACAACTGCAAATTCTCTCACCAGAGAGATTTTTCAGGAGCATAATCCCAATAGTTGTGAGAAATACAGTCTCAATCTTTTTCAGATGACACAGGTAAGCATCACAAATCTtaccctgtgatttttttttgcagaaataaagaCCCAAGTCAATGGATTGCTACTTTTGGTACAACTATTACACCACCTGCAGTGCAACGAAGCCTGGGGAAAATTATCCTTCATGAAAATTACCatagggaaacaaatgaaaatgacattGCCTTGGCTCAGCTTACCAACCGAGTTGAGTTTTCAAATATAGTCCAGAGAGTTTGCCTCCCAGATTCATCTATAAAGTTGCCACCTAAAACAAGTGTATTTGTCACAGGTTTTGGATCCATTGTAGATGATGGTGAGTGGTTCAACCTAATATACTTAGTACACTATTGTCTTGAGCTCTAACAAGCTGTCCTAGAGAATCTCTCTTTagacttttcataaaaataatgatggtTCCAATGTGTACAGCCCAGAGCAGAACAGGAATTTGTAGGTTAAAAAGGAATCAGGTCCCATTCCTTGAGTTCACAGTTAATTGGAGCAATGATAAAAAAGGGGTGAGGCTAACTGAGAACAGCATATCAGACTACTTTAGGTGCTACAAGAAGGGACAAAATACTATGGGACTATAAGGGAGTAAATGATTCTGAATTGTATATTTCCCAATGTAGAAGCTCCTAGTTAGCATATACTTCAGATCACAATCTTACTgataactttttctttctctttcctttctttctttctttctttctttctttctttctttctttctttctttctttctttctttctttcgtacTTCCTCATTTAATGGGGATTTATGATGACCATAAACATAAAAGTGTTTTGTGAATGTTTtgagaattttcattttgattatttaatttaaCATACATTTCTTTTCACCTGTGTCACCTCCTGGTTGGTTCAAAGACAtcagttctaaaattttataaaatgaagaccaGAATTTAATATTTCTAGGTACCAGTTCATTTCACTCTAAATAGAGagattaattgaatattttaaaatgggaaaaaaggggtgcctgggtggctcagtcagttgagtgtccaactcctgattttagctcaggtcatgatgtcctggttcctgggtttgaccctgtgttgagctctgtgctgacaacatggagcctgctcaggattctctctccctctctctttccctactcacatactctctctctcaaaataaacttaaaaaaaaaacagataaaataaaataggaaataaatgtttaaggtTCTGTCAAAGATATCctgaaaaaattaagagacaaatattaatatatatttacattttttataatgtttatttattttgagagagacagagagacagagcatgagcgggaagggtcagagaaagagggagacagagaatctgaagcaggctccaggctctgagctgtcagcacagagcccaatgcagggttcgaacacatgaactgtgaaatcatgacctgagccgaagtcggactctcaaccgactaagccacccaggcacacctgctaataaatatttaaatatggatttttttttcttgacagaaCTCTATTATATGTGAAATTTCCCAAATGCCCCATGCATCTCTAGCGTGACTTTGTGAGATGTTGTTATAAGTCTCtttttgtgttctcttctctTATCACTAGTCTAAGACTATTCACCAGCAGCTTCAATCTGGAACCATATGCTATTTACCTTCTTCTAAAATACAGCCTTGCTTTGTACTGGCATCACATTTATGGCATATTGTGGGCATTGGTTCTTTTTCCCATGCTTCAAGGCACCTCTAAATAATTTGCTACAGCACAGAGTAGGGAACATAGCTCCGTGCAGCTCATGTACTGGTTTTTACTTGAATATCTTTCAGAAAATCAATGTACTTCCCTGAGCCTTGATTTCCTTATACATAAAAGGCTACTGGTTAGTCAAGATCAGTGTGATGAACCCTctcctcatgaaaaaaaaaaagtgtagacacacacacacacacacacacacacaattacatgTAGTTGTAaggatttctcctttttttaatgtttatttatttctgagacagagacagacagagtatgagtgggggaggggcagagagagatggagggacacagaatccgaagcaggctcctggctctgagctgtcagcacagagcccggcgaggggctcaaactcacagacctcgagatcatgacctgaactgaagctggacgctcaaccgactgagccacccaggcaccccagttgtaAGGATTTCTAATGGCTTGAAGATTCACAGATATGATATAATATTGGGGTATGCATATGCATGGTTCCTTGAATTTAGACATTTATGATACAGAACATAAATAAGgcaataattaattataattaatgttaataaaataatcttttgattttgtgcttttgttcctagaaatatacaacacATACTTATTCCATGTCTTAGATACAGTTATAttcaaagaacatattttttgcttgtgtgtgtgtgtttgtatgtgtgtgtttatataataGGACCCACGCAAAACAAACTTCGGCAAGCCAGGGTGGAAACCATAAGCACGGATGTGTGTAACAGAAAGGATGTGTATGATGGCCTGATAACTTCAGGAATGCTATGTGCTGGATTCATGGAAGGAAAAGTAGATGCATGTAAGGTAAGTCCAAAGTCAAGTtcaaaactttgaaaagaaaattcccaTTAGCTATTTATAAATTTGGCATACATTTCCCCtagcagaaaaaaaagtcatctatTTCACCAAGAATTCAGGTTATTTaataatcataatttaaaaagttcttgTATTAAGTATTTACTGTATGTCAAGCCAAgtgcttatttcatttaaaatagtgaAATCAAAGAGGTACGATTTTTACAAATTGGGAGATTAAAGTCTATTGCTCCCTATTTTTGGTTCAAACAATTACTCTTCTgttatattgttattttcttaaacagaattggaaacaaaagacagagaaacCTCTCCTCTGAAGATCACCCTATTCAGCTCTGGCATCATATCTCATGTATCTTACTTTCATCTCCTGGCCTCCAActgtctgtgtccctcccacTATTAATGACGTTAACACCTGAAACAGGTTTCTTGTCCATCCCAAGTCTGCATTATTAACACTGGCTCATTTAAATGCCAGATTCTTAGTTCCTAGACCTCCTACTCCCATTGATCTCCACTTCTGAGCCACATTTCTAGGGCCACATTTTGAGCCTTTCATCTCCAAGAACACTGATTCCCCAATCTTCCTATTTAACTTCCTGACTGCATGTCAAGCTATTCCTGCTCCCTTGGCCATACCCTTTATATTATACCCCTGTCTACCCATCCTGACTCCCCAACTTACACAGCCTACACAAATGTACATTATGTCCcttctttgttttatctttacCTTTACCTTCTATTGCCATCCAACAGACAATTTATTTAGAtggtttattgtctgtctctcccactaaaCTAGAATATAAACTTCAAGAAGGCAcggattttgggggggggtctaTTTAATTCACTATTATATTAACAACACCTaaatcagtgcctggcacagataTTTGTTGGCCAAATAAAATACCACTTTTCTTCAACTTCATAAAGACCTATAGACCATCGCTTCTCTGCTTTATCACATTCCATTAATCCTTTCTTCCATTGTCCACTTGTCCAATTTAGATTTCACTATTAATCATTTTTTGAACACTTTTGCTGATATCCTAAGTTCTCTTGTTGATCTGTCTTTTCAGTGTTTCTGTCTGACAAAGTCCCAAAATTGGAAGAACTTCACAATCTACTCTTTCTGCCTGCACCAAGGATGTCAAATGCTCCTGGAAAAAATACAACACAACACATTGTTTCCACTTTAGGTTTCAGATAACAAAAGTGACAATCctactatatttttttccaaatctacCTTTCTCTGAACTTACTCAACATTTTCCACTTTCCTTAACTTCTGGTTTTTTTCAACCTCTTTATTTTCAACTGATAATTTTGCTTCCcagttttcaaagaaaagtagaaatcGTAAGTGGAGAATTGCCTCATCTTCTAACACCATGAATGCAGACCTGCCTTCATCTGAACCCATAGTTAACATAGTTAACATTTCTCTTATACCTAGCTCCTTCTCTACTCATATCTCTCAAGTTAGGGGGGGAAAACCTCCAACTTTTTCTTGACTTATAATGCCTCCAGCTAGCACTGCATCTTATCTCTTTACCGTgaaat includes:
- the TMPRSS11F gene encoding transmembrane protease serine 11F isoform X2; this translates as MMYAPVEFSEVDYPQVEYQRRQQFWDPIRLALFTLAIVAIIGIAIGIVTHFVVEDDKSFYYLASFKVTNIKYKENYGMKSSREFIERSHQIERMMSRIFRRSSGGGRFIKSHVIRLSPDEQGMNILMVLMFRYPSTDSAEQIKKKIERILYQSLKTKQLPLTINKSSFTLTSIDSKKMRNLLNSRCGIRMTSSNMPLPASSSTERIVQGRETAMEGEWPWQASLQLIGSGHQCGATLISNTWLLTAAHCFRKNKDPSQWIATFGTTITPPAVQRSLGKIILHENYHRETNENDIALAQLTNRVEFSNIVQRVCLPDSSIKLPPKTSVFVTGFGSIVDDGPTQNKLRQARVETISTDVCNRKDVYDGLITSGMLCAGFMEGKVDACKNWKQKTEKPLL